In Kordia antarctica, the following proteins share a genomic window:
- a CDS encoding nucleoside deaminase, with product MNLEDSYDDNYFMKKALQEAEMALEKGEVPVGAVIVIDNRVIARGHNLTETLNDVTAHAEMQAITAAANFLGGKYLKNCTLYVTLEPCQMCAGALYWSQISNIVYGARDEDRGCIKLNTKLHPKTVMKGGIMAEEASNLLKQFFIQKRNLN from the coding sequence ATGAACCTAGAAGATAGCTACGACGACAATTACTTCATGAAAAAAGCATTGCAAGAAGCCGAAATGGCGCTTGAAAAAGGCGAAGTTCCTGTCGGTGCTGTGATTGTAATTGACAATAGAGTCATTGCGCGCGGACACAACTTAACTGAAACGTTAAACGATGTGACAGCGCATGCGGAAATGCAAGCAATTACTGCTGCAGCTAACTTTTTAGGTGGAAAATATTTGAAAAACTGTACGCTATATGTCACGTTAGAACCTTGCCAAATGTGTGCAGGCGCATTGTATTGGAGTCAAATTTCAAACATTGTATACGGCGCACGTGATGAAGATCGTGGCTGTATAAAATTAAACACAAAATTACATCCAAAAACAGTGATGAAAGGTGGGATTATGGCAGAAGAAGCTTCCAATTTGTTAAAA